In a single window of the Olivibacter sp. SDN3 genome:
- a CDS encoding cytochrome d ubiquinol oxidase subunit II produces the protein MLYVVIAFLWASIWLYLLLGGADFGAGVIELVTNRENRTKTRSTMYRAIGPIWEANHMWLIIAIVILFVGFPKIYTTMSVFVHIPLTAMLLGIIARGTAFVFRNYDAVDDHMQNIYNRIFVYSSAITPFFLGIIAASTVSGQIDPNAGDFLSAYLYSWLNSFGLSVGLFTVCICGFLAAIYIIGEVNTVADRQHFIRMSKRMIIAAFFSGGLVFAAAQYEGIPLVEWIFGQWVGSIAIALASISLLALWFSLDKNRPVLIRLLAGFQISMILLAATYVHFPNIVLLKDDTALSLLDDAGLDKTIEALAWALMIGSVFILPSLFYLIYSFERRKNPEEIA, from the coding sequence ATGCTATATGTAGTAATTGCTTTTCTATGGGCTTCCATCTGGCTTTATCTTCTTTTGGGTGGAGCAGATTTCGGTGCCGGTGTCATTGAGTTGGTTACCAACCGTGAAAACCGCACCAAGACCCGATCTACCATGTATCGTGCCATAGGCCCGATTTGGGAGGCCAACCATATGTGGTTGATCATTGCTATTGTTATTCTATTTGTTGGCTTTCCGAAGATTTACACAACCATGTCTGTTTTTGTGCATATACCGTTAACCGCTATGCTGCTCGGCATCATTGCCCGCGGAACCGCCTTTGTCTTTCGTAATTACGACGCTGTTGACGATCATATGCAGAACATCTATAATAGGATATTTGTATACTCCAGTGCTATAACTCCCTTTTTCTTAGGCATCATAGCTGCGAGCACGGTCAGCGGACAAATTGATCCGAATGCAGGCGACTTTCTTTCAGCCTACCTGTACAGTTGGTTGAATAGCTTCGGTTTGTCTGTAGGTCTCTTCACGGTATGTATTTGTGGTTTTTTGGCAGCTATTTACATCATTGGAGAAGTGAATACTGTGGCCGATAGACAACATTTTATCCGTATGTCAAAAAGGATGATTATTGCCGCCTTCTTTTCTGGCGGACTTGTTTTTGCCGCTGCGCAATATGAGGGGATCCCCTTAGTAGAATGGATTTTTGGTCAATGGGTAGGAAGTATTGCCATTGCGTTAGCGAGTATCTCTTTGCTAGCACTTTGGTTTTCTCTAGACAAAAATAGACCTGTCCTTATCCGGCTACTAGCTGGATTTCAAATAAGTATGATTTTATTAGCGGCAACTTATGTACATTTTCCGAATATCGTCTTGCTAAAAGACGATACAGCACTATCCTTATTGGATGATGCTGGATTGGATAAAACTATTGAAGCCCTGGCTTGGGCGTTGATGATAGGCAGTGTTTTTATTTTACCGTCACTTTTTTATTTGATTTATAGTTTCGAAAGGAGGAAAAACCCTGAAGAAATTGCCTGA
- a CDS encoding TonB-dependent receptor — protein sequence MKKLLIISLLLIISSANAQNVSGITIRGTVRNRSDEPISGISVWIKGTKIGAKTEIDGKYEISGLKEGDYTLVLSAVGVQQQERAIRLVGRNDVIEDFYVDATNEQLEEVIVSSHKKQYKVDTLSPDLRLNTPLIEVPQNIQVITAKTLADQQVISMSDGVLRNFSGAIRKEHWSDLYTNVNARGSRLAAFRNGMNVTGSWGPLTEDMSFVEAIEIVKGPSGFMMSNGEPSGIYNVVTKKPTGRDFNGEATFNLGSFDLYRTTLDLDGKINDSGKLLYRLNLMGQTKNSFRAYEYSDRYSIAPVLMYKVNDQTTLTAEYTYQHAKMSDVGSAYVFGHNGYASLPREFTMADPGLPPTIINDHSAFVTLDHQIDRNWKLTAKGAYFNYYQKGTSLWPDEVNEDGTILRSVGVWEAASEYRFGQVYLNGDVTTGKVRHRILGGLDLGTKHYIADWGQSHALDSAGEGLFNVNAPVYGAPVNGYPNFDYDTPLQSRGTGGMIDQSYSGIYVQDELGFFENRIRLTLAGRYTYVKQSSYGAEPITEKKFTPRFGLSATIAKATTAYALYDQTFIPQAARMRSGDAPKPITGNNMELGLKRDWLDGKINTTLSAYRILKNNTLTQDPNNNPNESFVIDIGQTRTDGIEFDVRGELVEGFNVILNYAYTNSEISKASETAPIQSQVGTKVPGYAQQVANAWLGYEIQRGPLKGIGISGGFEYQVDRRTWSWDGAEGVIPLPDYFKLDGGIFWTKNNIRVTANVYNILDEYLYLGTPYLDYYYWQAEAPRNYRLGVAYSF from the coding sequence TTGAAAAAGCTTTTAATTATCAGCCTATTGCTAATCATTAGCAGTGCAAATGCACAAAATGTTTCAGGAATTACCATTAGGGGTACCGTTCGAAATCGCTCAGATGAGCCTATCTCGGGGATTTCTGTTTGGATAAAGGGTACTAAAATCGGTGCCAAAACAGAAATTGATGGCAAATACGAGATTTCAGGCTTAAAAGAAGGAGATTACACCTTAGTATTATCCGCAGTTGGTGTGCAGCAACAAGAAAGGGCCATTCGTCTAGTAGGAAGAAACGATGTTATTGAAGACTTTTACGTGGATGCGACGAATGAGCAGTTGGAGGAGGTAATTGTATCTTCTCATAAAAAACAATATAAAGTCGATACACTGTCTCCCGATTTACGCTTAAATACGCCATTAATCGAGGTTCCTCAGAACATACAGGTAATCACAGCGAAAACCTTAGCGGATCAACAGGTAATCAGTATGAGCGACGGCGTGTTGCGAAATTTCAGTGGGGCTATCCGAAAAGAACATTGGAGCGACTTATATACCAATGTCAATGCCAGGGGTTCACGCCTAGCTGCATTTCGTAACGGTATGAATGTAACTGGATCATGGGGGCCGCTGACAGAAGATATGAGTTTCGTGGAAGCTATAGAAATTGTAAAAGGGCCATCAGGTTTTATGATGTCCAATGGGGAGCCGAGCGGTATCTATAATGTGGTAACGAAGAAACCAACCGGCAGAGATTTTAATGGGGAGGCTACCTTTAATTTAGGCAGTTTCGATCTTTATCGTACAACTTTGGACCTTGATGGTAAGATCAATGACTCAGGGAAATTATTGTACAGACTGAACCTGATGGGACAAACGAAAAACTCGTTTCGTGCCTATGAATATAGTGATCGTTACAGTATTGCGCCAGTATTAATGTATAAGGTCAATGATCAAACGACCTTAACCGCCGAATATACTTATCAGCATGCGAAGATGTCAGATGTTGGTTCCGCATATGTTTTTGGTCATAATGGTTATGCAAGTCTGCCTCGGGAGTTTACCATGGCCGATCCAGGCCTACCGCCTACTATCATCAATGATCACAGTGCCTTCGTAACCTTAGATCATCAGATTGACCGCAACTGGAAGCTGACGGCAAAAGGAGCATATTTTAATTACTACCAAAAAGGTACATCGCTGTGGCCAGATGAGGTGAATGAAGATGGTACCATTTTAAGAAGTGTTGGTGTTTGGGAAGCTGCTAGCGAGTATAGGTTCGGACAGGTTTACCTAAATGGGGATGTGACCACTGGTAAAGTACGGCATCGTATACTGGGGGGACTTGATTTAGGGACTAAGCATTATATCGCAGATTGGGGGCAGTCGCATGCTTTGGATTCTGCGGGGGAGGGGCTGTTTAATGTAAATGCTCCGGTATATGGCGCTCCGGTAAATGGCTATCCAAATTTTGATTATGATACACCTCTGCAATCGCGGGGAACCGGCGGAATGATTGACCAAAGTTATTCAGGGATATATGTGCAGGACGAACTGGGATTTTTCGAAAATCGTATACGCCTGACATTAGCTGGACGGTATACCTATGTTAAGCAATCAAGTTATGGTGCCGAGCCTATCACAGAAAAAAAATTCACACCTAGATTTGGACTCAGTGCAACGATTGCCAAAGCGACAACAGCATATGCTTTATACGACCAAACATTTATTCCACAGGCGGCGAGAATGAGAAGTGGAGATGCGCCGAAACCGATTACCGGAAATAATATGGAGCTGGGATTAAAAAGAGATTGGCTGGACGGAAAAATTAATACGACCTTATCGGCTTATCGTATCCTGAAGAATAATACACTGACACAAGACCCAAACAATAATCCAAACGAAAGCTTTGTAATAGATATCGGACAGACCCGAACCGATGGTATTGAGTTTGATGTACGGGGAGAACTTGTAGAGGGATTCAATGTGATATTGAATTATGCTTATACCAATTCGGAGATTTCTAAGGCGAGTGAAACCGCACCGATACAGTCGCAAGTTGGGACCAAGGTTCCAGGCTACGCGCAACAGGTAGCAAATGCTTGGTTAGGCTATGAAATTCAACGAGGACCATTGAAAGGTATTGGTATTTCCGGCGGATTTGAATATCAAGTAGATCGCCGTACCTGGAGCTGGGATGGAGCGGAAGGAGTTATTCCGTTGCCTGACTATTTTAAATTGGATGGGGGAATATTTTGGACAAAAAATAATATACGTGTAACCGCTAATGTATACAATATCCTTGATGAATACCTATACCTTGGGACACCATATCTAGATTATTACTATTGGCAGGCCGAAGCGCCACGTAATTATCGCTTAGGTGTTGCTTATAGTTTCTAA
- a CDS encoding bifunctional 4-hydroxy-2-oxoglutarate aldolase/2-dehydro-3-deoxy-phosphogluconate aldolase: protein MTALEHLLTHRLICIIRGNFSEEAVLAIAKTLYQAGIRTLEITLNSPGALSFIEKLSDTYENRLLIGAGTVLSKKSVQEAVHAGAQFMLSPNVDVGVIETTKQLGKASIPGGFTATEIQFAHHVGGDIIKVFPARLGATYIADIQAPLPHIPLLPTGGVHLQNIADFHRAGAVGFGIGSSLVPSDFSTTDSNLHELELKARQYTDLLHKLGAK from the coding sequence ATGACTGCCCTTGAGCATTTACTAACCCATCGTTTAATTTGCATTATTCGCGGAAATTTTTCAGAAGAAGCCGTTCTTGCCATTGCCAAAACGCTTTATCAAGCGGGTATACGGACATTAGAGATCACACTTAATTCGCCAGGAGCATTGTCCTTTATAGAAAAACTTAGCGACACCTATGAAAACCGCTTGCTCATCGGTGCAGGAACTGTTTTGAGTAAAAAAAGTGTACAAGAAGCTGTCCATGCAGGAGCACAATTTATGCTGTCGCCAAATGTCGATGTTGGCGTCATTGAAACCACTAAACAGCTGGGCAAAGCAAGTATTCCGGGAGGTTTTACCGCAACAGAAATTCAATTCGCGCATCACGTTGGCGGAGATATTATCAAGGTTTTTCCGGCACGGTTAGGCGCTACCTATATCGCTGATATCCAAGCCCCTTTGCCACACATTCCTTTACTACCAACCGGAGGTGTTCACTTACAAAACATCGCCGACTTCCATCGTGCCGGTGCTGTAGGTTTTGGAATAGGCAGTTCGCTTGTACCTTCGGACTTCAGCACCACGGACAGCAACCTTCACGAACTCGAATTAAAAGCCCGGCAATATACCGATCTTTTGCATAAACTTGGCGCTAAATAA
- a CDS encoding sigma 54-interacting transcriptional regulator, with protein MATIKTLGELKASGYKSRSVKDELRENLIKQLQKNRADFEGVLGYDETVIPELHTAILSRHNILLLGLRGQAKTRIARLMVNLLDEYVPYIEGSEIFDDPLSPISWYAKHEIENKGDNTAIAWLHRSERYTEKLATPDVTVADLVGDVDPIKAATLKLTYNDERVIHFGLIPRAHRGIFVINELPDLQARIQVALFNMLQERDIQIRGFKLRLPLDIEFVFTANPEDYTNRGSIVTPLKDRIESQILTHYPKDIETSKSITLQEARLSAAQKASIEVDGLLRNLIEQVAFEARKSEFIDQKSGVSARLTIAAYENLVSTAERRMLINKEKSTVARIADLAGIIPAITGKIELVYEGELEGPLHVANKLIGSAIKNVFAQYFPDPEKIKKNKNATNPYVEIVDWFTNGNRLDITDAVTDGEYGRLLKHVPGLEGVTKEFHKKLTDNQTLLLMEFVLHGLAEFSQLNKSYLNGGFGFSDMFGSLFNASFDNDADDLADDDFI; from the coding sequence ATGGCAACAATAAAAACGTTAGGTGAATTAAAAGCTTCCGGATATAAAAGCCGATCAGTAAAAGACGAGTTAAGGGAAAATTTAATTAAACAACTACAAAAGAATAGAGCGGATTTTGAAGGGGTTTTAGGTTACGATGAAACAGTTATACCTGAGTTGCATACAGCAATTCTCTCTCGCCATAATATACTGCTATTAGGGTTACGTGGGCAGGCTAAAACCCGGATAGCACGACTAATGGTAAATTTATTGGATGAGTATGTTCCTTACATCGAGGGAAGTGAGATCTTCGACGATCCGTTGAGTCCAATATCTTGGTACGCCAAGCATGAAATTGAAAACAAAGGTGATAATACAGCCATTGCCTGGCTGCATAGAAGTGAACGGTATACGGAAAAACTGGCAACGCCGGATGTTACGGTGGCTGATTTAGTGGGAGATGTAGATCCTATAAAAGCCGCAACGCTAAAACTGACCTATAATGATGAGCGCGTGATCCACTTTGGATTGATTCCGCGGGCACACCGAGGGATTTTTGTTATTAACGAACTCCCCGATTTACAGGCTCGCATACAGGTAGCTCTCTTTAATATGTTACAGGAAAGGGACATACAGATTAGGGGCTTTAAATTACGCTTACCTCTGGACATCGAGTTTGTTTTTACCGCTAATCCGGAGGACTATACCAATAGGGGGTCCATTGTAACTCCATTAAAAGATCGAATTGAAAGCCAGATACTCACGCATTATCCAAAAGACATCGAAACTTCTAAAAGCATCACTTTGCAGGAAGCACGATTATCGGCAGCCCAAAAAGCAAGTATTGAGGTAGACGGTTTGTTAAGGAATTTAATCGAACAAGTGGCCTTTGAAGCAAGGAAAAGTGAGTTTATCGATCAAAAATCTGGAGTTTCTGCTCGATTGACCATCGCTGCTTACGAAAATCTAGTGAGTACGGCTGAGCGAAGGATGCTGATCAACAAAGAAAAAAGCACCGTAGCGAGAATAGCAGACCTAGCAGGTATTATTCCAGCTATTACCGGGAAAATAGAATTGGTATATGAAGGCGAACTGGAGGGACCTCTTCATGTGGCCAATAAGCTCATTGGAAGCGCAATAAAAAACGTGTTTGCGCAGTATTTCCCCGATCCGGAGAAAATAAAGAAAAATAAAAACGCAACAAACCCCTATGTTGAAATAGTCGATTGGTTTACCAATGGAAATAGGCTGGACATTACGGATGCGGTTACTGACGGAGAATATGGACGATTGTTGAAACACGTACCCGGATTAGAAGGTGTAACAAAAGAGTTCCATAAAAAGCTAACAGATAATCAAACACTTTTACTGATGGAGTTTGTGTTACACGGCCTTGCTGAATTTTCTCAGCTGAATAAAAGTTACCTAAATGGTGGATTTGGATTTTCTGACATGTTCGGAAGTTTGTTCAATGCTAGCTTTGATAATGATGCAGATGACCTCGCCGATGACGATTTTATATAA
- a CDS encoding 2-dehydro-3-deoxygalactonokinase yields MSKKILFISCDWGTTNFRLRVIGTEDLEVLGEEASDWGIQRINIQWKKTSKSEKNREKFFCDVLIKHLDALSKKLKLALYDVPILVSGMASANIGFKPIDYKPLPFNMNGSNLLIDHFSYGQLKGLVISGVCTDTDVIRGEETQLMGAFDTLTNRDGFHCFIIPGTHSKHIFVEQQEAISFKTYLTGEFFELLSTKSILQHSLKTAETFKHLSHQSSFQKGVKHGLHRNFLHEVFQVRTADIFQKHTKEENYFYLSGLVIGTELKDLLQVQPSCQYHLVTSSALAPYYGLALQELNITYTLHHSEKALIKGHYQMYQQYYQNSF; encoded by the coding sequence ATGAGCAAAAAGATACTATTTATTAGTTGTGATTGGGGCACCACCAACTTCCGATTAAGGGTCATAGGAACCGAAGACCTGGAGGTTTTAGGCGAAGAGGCCTCAGATTGGGGTATTCAACGAATCAATATCCAGTGGAAAAAAACGTCAAAATCAGAAAAAAACCGTGAAAAGTTCTTTTGTGATGTATTAATTAAACACTTGGATGCGCTGTCAAAAAAACTAAAGCTTGCACTTTATGATGTGCCTATCCTCGTATCAGGTATGGCTTCTGCTAATATTGGATTTAAGCCTATTGATTATAAACCGCTTCCTTTCAATATGAATGGAAGCAATTTACTGATCGATCATTTCTCCTATGGTCAACTGAAAGGTTTAGTTATTTCGGGCGTATGTACAGACACTGACGTTATACGTGGAGAGGAAACACAATTGATGGGAGCTTTTGACACCTTAACCAACAGAGATGGCTTCCATTGCTTCATCATTCCGGGCACCCATTCGAAGCATATTTTCGTAGAACAGCAAGAGGCCATATCTTTTAAAACGTATCTGACCGGAGAATTTTTTGAACTTTTATCCACTAAAAGTATCCTGCAGCATTCGCTCAAAACAGCCGAGACCTTTAAACACCTTTCCCATCAATCAAGCTTTCAAAAAGGTGTAAAGCATGGCCTGCATCGCAATTTTCTCCATGAAGTTTTCCAGGTGCGCACAGCAGACATCTTTCAAAAACACACAAAAGAGGAGAATTATTTTTATCTAAGTGGTCTTGTAATCGGCACCGAATTAAAAGATTTACTGCAAGTACAACCGTCATGCCAATACCATTTAGTTACTTCTTCAGCATTAGCTCCGTATTATGGATTGGCACTTCAGGAACTAAACATTACTTACACCTTACACCATTCGGAGAAAGCCTTAATCAAAGGGCATTACCAAATGTATCAACAATATTATCAAAACTCGTTCTAA
- a CDS encoding VWA domain-containing protein has product MRGFRFTEFQPNEMPKGGFDALFKLFTQLLNYTAGDAGEALAWMNELDKQYNLTNDDYGMGDFIEDLKNKGYLTTESNDGSFQITAKTEQTIRQAALEEIFGKLKKSGKGNHNSNRSGIGEEKNADRRAYQYGDSLDQIDMTASIHNAQINHGLNNFTLTERDLEVEERDYKTLTSTVLMIDISHSMILYGEDRITPAKKVAMALAELIKTRYPKDTLDIVVFGNDAWPITLKDLPYLQVGPYHTNTFAGLELATDLLRRRKTHNKQIFMITDGKPTCLKEGGKYYKNSMGLDRKVVNKTLTMAAQCKRLNIPITTFMIARDPYLQQFVRQFTQVNGGKAFYSSLSGLGEYIFEDYISNRRRTVR; this is encoded by the coding sequence ATGAGAGGTTTCCGTTTTACAGAATTCCAACCTAACGAAATGCCCAAGGGTGGTTTTGATGCGTTGTTCAAACTTTTTACTCAATTGTTGAATTACACAGCTGGCGACGCTGGAGAGGCGTTAGCGTGGATGAATGAGTTGGATAAGCAGTATAACCTAACTAACGACGATTACGGCATGGGAGACTTTATCGAGGATTTAAAGAATAAAGGGTATTTAACGACCGAGTCTAATGATGGTAGTTTTCAGATTACCGCAAAGACGGAACAAACCATCCGGCAAGCTGCCTTGGAAGAGATTTTTGGTAAGCTTAAGAAATCCGGTAAAGGAAACCACAACAGTAACCGTAGTGGAATAGGAGAAGAGAAAAATGCAGATCGCAGAGCATACCAGTATGGGGATAGCTTAGACCAAATTGATATGACCGCTTCTATTCATAATGCGCAGATCAACCATGGATTGAATAATTTCACGCTGACCGAACGTGACCTGGAAGTGGAGGAACGTGATTATAAGACATTAACTTCTACCGTACTCATGATTGATATATCACACAGCATGATCCTGTATGGTGAGGATAGGATAACGCCTGCTAAGAAAGTAGCTATGGCCTTGGCCGAGTTAATAAAAACAAGATATCCCAAGGATACCTTGGATATTGTTGTTTTTGGTAATGATGCCTGGCCTATAACGTTAAAAGATCTTCCGTACCTGCAAGTAGGGCCTTATCATACCAATACTTTTGCAGGTCTTGAGCTGGCAACGGATCTGTTGCGCCGACGTAAGACGCATAATAAACAGATTTTTATGATAACTGACGGCAAACCTACTTGTTTAAAAGAAGGGGGAAAATATTATAAAAATAGCATGGGCCTAGATAGAAAAGTAGTAAATAAGACACTTACCATGGCGGCGCAATGTAAACGCTTGAATATTCCGATCACTACTTTTATGATTGCTCGCGACCCATATTTGCAGCAATTCGTTAGACAGTTTACGCAAGTAAACGGAGGAAAGGCTTTTTATAGTTCTTTGAGTGGGTTGGGTGAGTATATATTTGAAGACTATATCAGCAATAGAAGAAGGACAGTGCGATAG
- a CDS encoding cytochrome ubiquinol oxidase subunit I has translation MDDFLAARSQMALSLGFHIIFACIGMVMPFFMAIAHYKWLKTSEPVYKNVTKAWSKGVAIFFATGAVSGTVLSFELGLLWPTFMEHAGPIFGMPFSLEGTAFFIEAIALGFFLYGWDKFNPWFHWFTGVVVGISGLASGILVVSANAWMNSPAGFDYINGQYLNIDPIKAMFNGAWFSQALHMTIAAFVATGFAVAGVHALMILKGKHILFHQKAFRIAAIFATIAAVLQPLSGDISAKDVAKRQPAKLAAMEAHFHTERNAPLIVGGLVNAQTAEVKYAVKIPGLLSWMAHGDSDAEVIGLDRIPKEHHPPIAITHYSFQVMVGLGMLMMALSIIYFIALWRQKNWLKSRWLLHLFVATIPLGFIAIEAGWMVTEIGRQPWIINGIMLTVDAVTPMPGIVYSFYLFTMVYISLSCIVVFLLYRQIKMVGKLYDVTEDKTPHKY, from the coding sequence ATGGACGATTTCTTAGCCGCTCGCTCACAAATGGCCCTTTCCCTAGGCTTTCACATTATTTTTGCCTGTATTGGTATGGTCATGCCGTTCTTCATGGCTATTGCTCATTATAAGTGGTTAAAAACTAGCGAGCCTGTTTATAAGAATGTCACCAAAGCCTGGAGTAAGGGGGTTGCTATCTTTTTTGCAACCGGAGCGGTATCTGGCACCGTATTGTCTTTTGAATTAGGGCTGCTTTGGCCAACTTTCATGGAGCATGCCGGTCCTATATTTGGCATGCCCTTTTCCTTAGAGGGCACAGCATTTTTTATCGAGGCAATTGCCTTAGGTTTTTTCTTATATGGTTGGGATAAGTTTAATCCCTGGTTTCATTGGTTTACCGGTGTAGTAGTGGGTATAAGCGGTTTAGCTTCCGGTATATTGGTGGTATCTGCCAACGCATGGATGAACAGTCCGGCAGGATTTGATTACATTAATGGGCAATATCTTAATATAGATCCAATCAAAGCCATGTTTAACGGTGCTTGGTTTTCACAGGCACTTCATATGACTATCGCGGCTTTTGTAGCTACCGGCTTTGCCGTCGCCGGCGTACACGCGCTCATGATATTAAAAGGTAAGCATATCTTATTCCATCAGAAAGCCTTTCGGATTGCTGCCATCTTTGCGACCATTGCGGCAGTTCTTCAACCATTGAGTGGAGATATTTCCGCTAAGGATGTGGCAAAAAGGCAACCAGCTAAACTAGCTGCTATGGAAGCACATTTTCACACAGAACGTAATGCGCCTTTGATTGTTGGCGGATTGGTTAACGCACAAACCGCTGAGGTAAAATATGCGGTTAAAATCCCTGGCTTGCTCAGTTGGATGGCGCATGGCGATAGTGATGCAGAAGTGATCGGTTTAGATCGTATTCCGAAGGAACATCACCCCCCAATTGCCATTACCCATTATTCCTTTCAAGTAATGGTGGGTTTAGGTATGCTGATGATGGCATTATCCATCATCTATTTTATCGCCTTATGGAGGCAGAAAAACTGGCTTAAAAGCAGATGGTTATTACACCTTTTTGTTGCGACAATTCCTTTGGGTTTTATCGCTATTGAGGCTGGATGGATGGTCACAGAAATCGGAAGGCAACCCTGGATTATTAACGGTATTATGCTTACGGTCGATGCGGTAACACCCATGCCAGGTATAGTCTATTCCTTTTATCTGTTTACCATGGTTTATATTTCTTTATCGTGTATTGTGGTTTTTTTATTGTATCGGCAGATAAAAATGGTAGGTAAACTATACGATGTTACCGAAGACAAAACACCTCATAAATACTAG
- a CDS encoding MFS transporter, with protein MTKNNGSASRIRFLILAFLFINVVINYMDRSNISVAAPILSKELGFSTVELGLIFSAFGWSYTLLQIPGGLLVDRFGPRMLYTFSLISWSVATLLQGFTRTFQVLFSLRLLTGAFEAPAYPINNRIATSWFPNHERATAIGIYTSGQFIGLAFLTPLLMAVQHLAGWRGLFFITGAVGIIWGVLWYVLYRDPQKHPLANDAERAYIQDGGGLINTANTAKKKFRRTDFIQVLSSRKLWGIYLGQFAVNATLWFFLTWFPSYLVTFRGLDFLSSGYLASAPFLAAFIGVVCAGFFSDLLIRKGYSIDIARKTPVIVGLLLSTLIIGANFVDSTFFVILFLALAFFGNGLASITWVFVSTLAPKDLIGLTGGVFNFIGATASIIVPLVIGYLVRDGNFEPALTFVAAMALLGALSYIFLVGRIKATA; from the coding sequence ATGACAAAAAATAATGGTAGTGCCAGCCGCATACGTTTTCTTATACTTGCTTTCCTCTTCATCAACGTTGTTATTAATTATATGGACCGCAGCAATATTTCGGTAGCTGCACCGATACTGAGCAAGGAGTTAGGGTTCTCTACTGTTGAATTGGGATTAATTTTCTCTGCTTTTGGATGGAGTTATACCTTACTCCAGATACCCGGTGGATTATTGGTTGATCGCTTTGGACCACGCATGCTTTATACCTTCTCCTTGATCAGCTGGTCTGTTGCGACCTTATTACAGGGCTTTACCAGAACTTTTCAGGTATTGTTCAGTTTACGCTTATTAACTGGGGCCTTTGAAGCACCTGCCTACCCGATTAACAACCGTATTGCAACCTCTTGGTTTCCAAACCATGAACGTGCCACGGCTATAGGCATTTATACTTCGGGACAATTTATTGGCTTAGCCTTTCTAACGCCTTTACTCATGGCTGTTCAACACCTGGCCGGATGGAGGGGGCTCTTTTTTATAACCGGCGCTGTAGGCATTATCTGGGGTGTCTTATGGTATGTCCTGTACCGTGACCCTCAAAAACATCCATTAGCTAATGACGCCGAACGCGCTTATATCCAAGATGGCGGCGGGCTCATAAATACGGCCAATACCGCTAAAAAAAAGTTCCGGAGAACAGACTTTATACAAGTGCTCTCAAGTCGAAAATTATGGGGTATATATTTGGGCCAATTTGCCGTTAATGCAACTTTATGGTTCTTTCTCACGTGGTTCCCCAGCTATCTGGTCACTTTTAGAGGGCTTGATTTTTTATCATCCGGCTATCTTGCCTCAGCTCCTTTCCTAGCCGCTTTCATCGGAGTTGTCTGCGCCGGATTTTTCTCAGATTTGCTCATAAGAAAAGGTTATTCTATTGACATAGCAAGAAAGACACCTGTTATTGTTGGGCTCCTATTATCTACACTTATTATCGGTGCAAATTTCGTGGACAGCACCTTCTTTGTTATTTTATTTCTCGCATTGGCCTTTTTTGGCAATGGCTTAGCTTCAATCACCTGGGTTTTTGTATCTACATTAGCACCTAAAGACTTAATCGGTTTAACGGGAGGCGTATTTAATTTTATTGGAGCAACAGCTTCTATTATCGTTCCACTTGTTATCGGATATTTGGTGCGGGATGGAAACTTTGAACCTGCATTAACCTTCGTTGCGGCAATGGCTTTGCTTGGAGCGCTCTCTTATATTTTTTTAGTAGGACGTATAAAAGCAACAGCATGA